From Hydra vulgaris chromosome 07, alternate assembly HydraT2T_AEP, a single genomic window includes:
- the LOC136082256 gene encoding uncharacterized protein LOC136082256: MDSKLRLTKRKNVSIDKKIQRLYSTVAIKEDGIDTKTVVPTHWVNAEESIVYYPPRGKKTVGVYLSEWASPEPGWQEFMLLEFILECGSYETCQAMLNFLTEDENDDRPVSNILNPKERVPSPNLNVLKCTPSGSSSPIQMGVPLIPPWKKSKVGCVIQPRPNEDFQRSLDLESYHFNKNPTSFKIGDGGVSFKEMTNKQFQYAMLIKLELLQQNQIKIMERLDNMETQPKSGATDVGVIITIPHKDIKCFNEEEEILRASSSAMKNKITQIKAIGGATPRKTVKNVLNQLMVPQVQNLFSKDGLKGKLKFTATEHYKCIKEGLVSERTGYDAATIEALVGDLLKRALPKVKIVNDADVDDDDEEEAT; the protein is encoded by the exons atggaTTCGAAGCTTAgattaacaaaaagaaaaaatgtttctatCGATAAGAAAATACAAAG GTTGTACAGTACTGTTGCAATTAAAGAAGATGGTATTGACACTAAGACAGTAGTACCTACTCACTGGGTTAATGCAGAAGAAAGTATAGTATACTATCCTCCACGAGGAAAAAAAACTGTGGGTGTTTATTTATCTGAATGGGCTAGTCCAGAACCTGGCTGGCAAGAGTTTATGTTGTTAGAATTTATTTTGGAGTGTGGAAGTTATGAAACATGTCAGgcaatgttaaactttttaactgaAGATGAAAATGATGATCGTCCTG ttTCAAATATACTCAACCCAAAGGAACGAGTTCCAAGTCcaaatttgaatgttttaaagtgCACACCATCTGGTTCTTCATCACCAATTCAAATGGGTGTGCCACTTATACCTCCatggaaaaaaagtaaagtgGGCTGTGTAATACAGCCAAGACCAAATGAAGATTTCCAACGATCATTGGATTTAGAATCGTACCACTTTAACAAAAATCCAACATCTTTCAAGATAGGTGATGGTGGTGTTTCATTTAAGGAAATGACAAATAAAC AGTTTCAGTATGCCATGCTAATAAAACTAGAATTGTTGCagcaaaatcaaattaaaattatggagCGATTGGACAACATGGAAACACAACCAAAAAGTGGTGCTACTGATGTGGGTGTCATAATTACAATCCCACATAAAGATATTAAGTGTTTTAATGAAGAAGAGGAAATTCTCAGAGCAAGTTCTAGTGCTATGAAAAACAAG ATCACTCAAATCAAAGCCATTGGTGGTGCAACACCACGCAAAActgtgaaaaatgttttaaaccaGTTAATGGTGCCACAAGTGCAAAACTTATTTAGTAAAGATGGATTGAAAGGCAAGCTAAAGTTTACAGCTACAGAACATTACAAGTGTATTAAAG aaGGCTTAGTATCTGAAAGAACCGGTTATGATGCCGCAACTATCGAAGCCCTTGTTGGCGATTTATTGAAGCGGGCGTTGCCGAAAGTAAAAATAGTTAACGATGCTGACGTTGACGATGATGACGAAGAAGAAGCAACTTAA